Proteins from a single region of Amycolatopsis sp. CA-230715:
- a CDS encoding flavin-containing monooxygenase — protein MVTGTPRVAIVGAGMAGLCMAAKLRRAGFDDFVVHERADEVGGTWRDNTYPGLSCDVPARFYSFSFAPNPAWTRNFAPGPEIQRYFVRSSAELGIRPHIRFRSAVTEAVWDGRRYRLRTADGGTDHADVLIAATGILREPKTPAFPGMETFEGASFHSARWDHSVSLRGKKVAVIGTGSTGVQITSALAGVAAPLKLFQRTAQWILPLPRLPYSAASRAALSSAPKLNRLSYRAYQTIMEQIFGKAAVETGWQRSGVAAVCRSYLRMAIPDRRLREKLTPPDDPMCKRLIMSAAFYPAVRRKDVDLVTAGIERIEGNGIRTTDGRLHEADVIVYATGFDAHAFLRPMELTGEGGRTLDEAWSDGPRGYRTVAVPGFPNFFTLIGPHSPIGNHSLIAIAETQADYVLRWLERMRAGEVSSVVPTAEAGDEFNTALREAMPSTVWTTGCDSWYLGADGVPELWPWTPAVHRGMLAEPVPAHFRVA, from the coding sequence ATGGTGACGGGCACACCCCGCGTGGCGATCGTCGGGGCCGGGATGGCCGGGCTGTGCATGGCCGCGAAGCTGCGGCGGGCCGGTTTCGACGATTTCGTCGTCCACGAGCGGGCGGACGAGGTCGGCGGCACCTGGCGCGACAACACCTACCCCGGCCTGAGCTGCGACGTGCCCGCGCGGTTCTACTCGTTCTCGTTCGCGCCCAACCCGGCGTGGACCCGGAACTTCGCGCCTGGCCCGGAAATCCAGCGCTACTTCGTCCGGTCCTCGGCGGAGCTGGGGATCCGCCCGCACATCCGGTTCCGGTCCGCCGTCACCGAAGCCGTGTGGGACGGCCGCCGCTACCGCCTGCGCACCGCGGACGGCGGAACCGACCACGCCGACGTGCTGATCGCGGCCACCGGCATCCTGCGCGAGCCGAAGACGCCGGCCTTCCCCGGCATGGAGACCTTCGAGGGTGCGTCGTTCCACTCGGCGCGCTGGGACCATTCGGTTTCCTTGCGCGGCAAGAAAGTGGCGGTGATCGGCACCGGGTCGACCGGCGTCCAGATCACCTCCGCGCTGGCCGGGGTGGCGGCACCGCTCAAGCTGTTCCAGCGCACCGCGCAGTGGATCCTGCCGCTGCCGCGACTGCCCTACAGCGCTGCGTCGAGGGCGGCGCTGTCCAGTGCGCCGAAGCTGAACCGCCTGAGCTACCGGGCCTACCAGACGATCATGGAGCAGATCTTCGGCAAGGCGGCGGTCGAAACGGGCTGGCAGCGCTCCGGTGTCGCCGCGGTGTGCCGGTCGTACCTGCGCATGGCGATCCCGGACCGCCGCCTGCGCGAAAAGCTCACCCCGCCCGACGATCCGATGTGCAAGCGCCTGATCATGTCCGCGGCGTTCTACCCCGCGGTGCGCCGGAAGGACGTCGATCTCGTCACCGCGGGGATCGAGCGGATCGAAGGAAACGGGATCAGGACGACCGACGGGCGCCTGCACGAGGCCGACGTGATCGTGTACGCGACCGGGTTCGACGCGCACGCGTTCCTGCGGCCGATGGAACTGACCGGCGAAGGCGGGCGCACGCTCGACGAGGCGTGGAGTGACGGCCCGCGCGGCTACCGGACCGTGGCGGTACCGGGGTTCCCGAACTTCTTCACCCTGATCGGCCCGCACAGCCCGATCGGCAACCATTCGCTCATCGCGATCGCCGAGACGCAGGCGGACTACGTGCTGCGCTGGCTCGAACGCATGCGCGCGGGCGAGGTGTCCTCCGTCGTACCGACCGCCGAAGCGGGCGACGAGTTCAACACCGCGCTTCGCGAAGCGATGCCGTCGACGGTGTGGACCACCGGGTGCGACAGCTGGTACCTCGGCGCGGACGGCGTACCCGAGCTGTGGCCGTGGACGCCCGCGGTCCACCGCGGAATGCTCGCCGAGCCGGTGCCCGCGCACTTCCGGGTCGCTTGA
- the katG gene encoding catalase/peroxidase HPI produces the protein MSDSPDAVVGEMNEESAGGCPVSAGRFKHPTEGGANNEWWPNQLNLKILRKHPAVANPMAEDFDYGKEFLSVDLDELARDVDAIMTDSQDWWPADFGHYGPLFIRMAWHSAGTYRIDDGRGGAGAGMQRFAPLNSWPDNASLDKARRLLWPVKKKYGRKISWADLMIFAGNRALETMGFKTFGYAGGRADVWEPDEDVYWGPERTWLGDERYSGDRNLENPLAAVQMGLIYVNPEGPNGNPDPLAAARDIRETFGRMAMNDEETVALIAGGHSFGKTHGAADADKYVGPEPEGAPLEEQGLGWKNSFGSGKGRDAITSGLEVTWTPTPTQWSNWFFHNLFEYEWELTKSPAGANQWTPKDGKAKNTVPDPEDGKLNRAPSMLTTDLALRFDPVYEQISRRFYENPDQFADAFARAWFKLTHRDMGPIQRYLGPLVPRETLIWQDPVPAVDHELVDDADIAALKAKLLDSGLSVSQLVSTAWASASTFRGSDKRGGANGARIRLEPQRGWEVNEPDNLAQALRALEGVQESFNSAQTGGKKVSLADLIVLGGVAAVEKAAKDAGVDVRVPFTPGRTDASAEQTDADSFAPLEPTSDGFRNYRGKGHRLPSEYLLVDRANLLNLSAPEMTVLVGGLRVLGANHGQSAQGVFTSTPGSLTNDFFVNLLDMGTEWKALSDNGADSSTAESFEGRDRATGEVKWTGSRVDLLFGSNSELRALAEVYASDDAKEKFVRDFVSAWDKVMNLDRFDLA, from the coding sequence GTGTCTGACAGCCCTGACGCCGTTGTTGGCGAGATGAACGAGGAGAGCGCGGGCGGCTGCCCGGTCTCGGCCGGGCGTTTCAAGCACCCCACCGAGGGCGGGGCGAACAACGAGTGGTGGCCGAACCAGCTCAACCTGAAGATCCTCCGCAAGCATCCCGCGGTGGCGAACCCGATGGCGGAGGACTTCGACTACGGCAAGGAATTCCTGTCGGTCGACCTCGACGAGCTGGCGCGCGACGTCGACGCGATCATGACCGATTCGCAGGACTGGTGGCCCGCCGACTTCGGCCACTACGGCCCGCTGTTCATCCGCATGGCGTGGCACAGCGCGGGCACCTACCGCATCGACGACGGCCGCGGGGGCGCGGGCGCCGGCATGCAGCGCTTCGCGCCGCTGAACAGCTGGCCGGACAACGCGAGCCTGGACAAGGCGCGCCGCCTGCTGTGGCCGGTGAAGAAGAAGTACGGCCGCAAGATCTCGTGGGCCGACCTGATGATCTTCGCGGGCAACCGCGCGCTGGAGACGATGGGCTTCAAGACCTTCGGCTACGCCGGTGGCCGCGCCGACGTCTGGGAGCCGGACGAGGACGTCTACTGGGGTCCCGAGCGCACCTGGCTCGGCGACGAGCGCTACAGCGGTGACCGGAACCTGGAGAACCCGCTCGCCGCCGTCCAGATGGGGCTCATCTACGTCAACCCCGAAGGCCCGAACGGGAACCCGGACCCGCTCGCCGCGGCGAGGGACATCCGCGAGACCTTCGGCCGCATGGCGATGAACGACGAAGAGACCGTCGCGCTCATCGCGGGCGGGCACTCCTTCGGCAAGACCCACGGTGCGGCTGACGCCGACAAGTACGTCGGCCCGGAGCCCGAGGGCGCGCCGCTCGAGGAGCAGGGGCTCGGCTGGAAGAACAGCTTCGGTAGCGGCAAGGGCCGTGACGCGATCACGAGCGGGCTCGAGGTCACCTGGACCCCGACGCCGACCCAGTGGAGCAACTGGTTCTTCCACAACCTGTTCGAGTACGAGTGGGAGCTGACGAAAAGCCCGGCCGGCGCCAACCAGTGGACGCCGAAGGACGGCAAGGCGAAGAACACCGTTCCCGACCCGGAGGACGGCAAGCTCAACCGCGCGCCGAGCATGCTCACCACCGACCTGGCGCTGCGGTTCGACCCGGTCTACGAGCAGATCTCGCGGCGGTTCTACGAGAACCCGGACCAGTTCGCGGACGCGTTCGCGCGGGCCTGGTTCAAGCTGACGCACCGCGACATGGGCCCGATCCAGCGCTACCTCGGCCCGCTGGTGCCGCGGGAAACGCTGATCTGGCAGGACCCGGTGCCCGCCGTCGATCACGAACTGGTCGACGACGCGGACATCGCGGCCCTCAAGGCGAAGCTCCTCGACTCGGGGCTTTCCGTGTCGCAGCTCGTTTCCACGGCGTGGGCGTCGGCTTCGACCTTCCGCGGCAGTGACAAGCGCGGTGGCGCGAACGGTGCGCGCATCCGGCTGGAGCCGCAGCGCGGCTGGGAGGTCAACGAGCCCGACAACCTGGCGCAGGCGCTGCGCGCGCTGGAGGGCGTCCAGGAGTCCTTCAACAGCGCGCAGACCGGCGGCAAGAAGGTCTCGCTCGCCGACCTCATCGTGCTCGGCGGCGTTGCCGCCGTGGAGAAGGCGGCCAAGGACGCCGGTGTCGACGTGCGGGTCCCGTTCACCCCGGGGCGCACGGACGCTTCGGCGGAGCAGACCGACGCGGACTCGTTCGCGCCGTTGGAGCCCACCTCCGACGGGTTCCGGAACTACCGCGGCAAGGGCCACCGGCTGCCGTCGGAGTACCTGCTCGTGGACCGCGCGAACCTGCTGAACCTGAGCGCGCCGGAGATGACCGTCCTGGTCGGCGGCCTGCGGGTGCTCGGTGCGAACCACGGGCAGTCCGCGCAGGGCGTGTTCACCTCGACGCCGGGGTCGCTGACCAACGACTTCTTTGTGAACCTGCTCGACATGGGCACGGAGTGGAAGGCGCTCTCCGACAACGGCGCCGACAGCTCGACCGCGGAGTCGTTCGAGGGCCGCGACCGCGCCACCGGTGAGGTGAAGTGGACCGGGAGCCGGGTCGACCTGCTCTTCGGCTCGAACTCCGAACTGCGCGCGCTCGCGGAGGTCTACGCGAGCGACGACGCGAAGGAGAAGTTCGTGCGCGACTTCGTTTCCGCGTGGGACAAGGTCATGAACCTCGACCGGTTCGACCTGGCCTGA
- a CDS encoding SDR family NAD(P)-dependent oxidoreductase gives MTTYFVTGASTVLGRNLISLLLRRGDCETVYALARPRAFDRLRRAAPDEARFVPLAGDLGEPGLGGEMPANVDHVVHLSTTGVANALAFARTAGAKAFHQLSPSTKDEALLRGQDDVPVRFYRPSAMLGDSRTGEPAGEGDLLALVSRLSRIPSGLPLAAPDLGLADVVPADHVAAVLDHLIHHDAPSGTSYPILAAEPLPVHEVYNAFAEAAGAPKVVVTAPRALAAGGAAALRLADRLRLLRATRKAVLSEIGLSWETLARWRRDAAIDDTATREALAGSGLSAPPLRDYAHTIYRYWAANVDPDRVRRSRRRKSLAGRRILITGASTGIGRHTALRVAREGAHVLLVARRADELAALQAEIARHGGTALSYPCDLTDGDAVDALVKEVLGEHDGVDVLVNNAGRSIRRSVIDATDRLHDYERTMAVNYFAAVRLTLGLLPSMRERRDGHIVNVTTQGLQNHTPRFSAYLASKAALDEFGVVSGRELLSHGITFSSVKLPLVSTDMTAPSERFDAFGALPLMTVERAASLVHKAIVTRKETVSVLLPFGAHAELAALVAPRTTRALGHLIGHESMPGRAGDRAGLPAVAAAVTRMVWRRW, from the coding sequence ATGACCACCTATTTCGTCACCGGCGCGAGCACCGTGCTCGGCAGGAACCTGATCTCGTTGCTGCTGCGGCGCGGGGACTGCGAGACCGTGTACGCGCTGGCCCGGCCTCGCGCCTTCGACCGCTTGCGACGAGCGGCACCGGACGAAGCGCGGTTCGTGCCGCTCGCCGGTGACCTCGGCGAACCGGGCCTCGGCGGCGAGATGCCCGCGAACGTGGACCACGTCGTGCATCTCTCCACGACCGGTGTGGCGAACGCGCTCGCGTTCGCGCGTACGGCCGGGGCTAAGGCGTTCCACCAGCTCTCTCCGTCCACAAAGGACGAAGCGCTGCTGCGCGGGCAGGACGACGTGCCCGTGCGGTTCTACCGGCCGTCGGCGATGCTCGGCGACTCGCGCACCGGTGAGCCCGCTGGGGAAGGCGACCTGCTCGCCCTCGTGTCGCGGCTGTCCAGGATCCCGAGCGGGCTCCCGCTGGCGGCGCCGGATCTCGGCCTCGCGGACGTGGTTCCCGCCGATCACGTCGCCGCCGTGCTCGACCACCTGATCCACCACGACGCCCCGTCCGGGACCAGCTATCCGATCCTGGCGGCCGAACCCCTGCCGGTGCACGAGGTCTACAACGCCTTCGCCGAAGCAGCGGGCGCGCCGAAGGTCGTCGTCACTGCACCGCGCGCGCTCGCAGCGGGCGGTGCCGCCGCGCTCCGGCTCGCCGATCGGCTTCGCCTGCTCCGTGCGACCAGGAAGGCCGTGCTGTCGGAAATCGGGCTCTCGTGGGAAACCCTGGCCCGCTGGCGACGCGACGCGGCCATCGACGACACCGCGACCCGCGAAGCGCTCGCGGGAAGCGGGCTCTCCGCACCGCCGCTGCGCGACTACGCGCACACGATCTACCGGTACTGGGCGGCGAACGTCGACCCGGACCGGGTCCGGCGCTCCCGGCGGCGGAAGTCCTTGGCAGGCAGGCGGATCCTGATCACCGGGGCGTCCACCGGGATCGGCCGCCACACCGCGCTACGGGTCGCCCGCGAAGGCGCGCACGTCCTGCTGGTCGCGCGGCGCGCCGACGAACTCGCCGCGCTGCAAGCCGAAATCGCCCGCCACGGCGGCACCGCGTTGTCCTACCCGTGCGATCTCACCGACGGCGACGCGGTCGACGCGCTGGTCAAGGAGGTGCTCGGCGAGCACGACGGCGTGGACGTGCTGGTGAACAACGCGGGCAGGTCGATCCGGCGCTCGGTGATCGACGCGACCGACCGGCTGCACGACTACGAGCGGACGATGGCGGTCAACTACTTCGCCGCCGTCCGGCTCACCCTCGGCCTGCTGCCGTCGATGCGGGAACGGCGCGACGGGCACATCGTGAACGTCACCACGCAGGGCCTGCAGAACCACACCCCGCGGTTTTCGGCTTATCTGGCCTCGAAGGCGGCGCTCGACGAGTTCGGGGTGGTCAGCGGGCGCGAACTGCTTTCGCACGGCATCACGTTCAGCTCGGTGAAGCTGCCGCTGGTGAGCACCGACATGACCGCGCCGTCCGAGCGCTTCGACGCGTTCGGCGCGCTGCCCCTGATGACCGTCGAACGCGCGGCTTCCTTGGTGCACAAGGCGATCGTGACCCGGAAGGAAACCGTGTCGGTGCTGCTGCCGTTCGGCGCGCACGCGGAACTGGCCGCGCTCGTCGCCCCGCGCACCACGCGCGCGCTCGGCCACCTGATCGGGCACGAGAGCATGCCGGGACGGGCTGGCGACCGCGCGGGGCTCCCGGCGGTCGCCGCGGCCGTCACGCGGATGGTGTGGCGGCGCTGGTAG
- a CDS encoding lipid-transfer protein, with amino-acid sequence MSGKAYVIGVGMTKFEKPGRREDWDYPQMAKESGTNALADAGIEYARIEQAYVGYVYGESTSGQRAVYELGLTGIPVVNVNNNCSTGSTALFLATQAVRSGSAECALALGFEKMQPGSLGATYEDREQPMMKHLLALAELQEFAMPPAPYMFGAAGREHMERYGTTAEQFAKIGVKNHKHSVNNPYAQFQDEYTLEEILAAKPVYDPLTKLQCSPTSDGSGAAIIASESFVEKNGLAAQAVEIVGQSMVTDLESTFADKSAISLVGADMTRTAARKVYQQAGIEPSDVDVIELHDCFSTNELITYEALGLCAEGEGGKLVDAGDTTYGGRWVVNPSGGLISKGHPLGATGLAQCAELTWQLRGTANKRQVDGAAVALQHNIGLGGAVVVTAYRPAER; translated from the coding sequence GTGAGCGGTAAGGCGTATGTGATCGGCGTCGGCATGACGAAGTTCGAGAAGCCGGGGCGGCGCGAGGACTGGGACTACCCCCAGATGGCGAAGGAGTCGGGCACGAACGCGCTCGCCGACGCCGGGATCGAGTACGCGCGGATCGAGCAGGCCTACGTCGGCTACGTCTACGGCGAGTCGACGTCGGGACAGCGCGCGGTCTACGAACTCGGTCTCACCGGGATCCCGGTGGTCAACGTGAACAACAACTGCTCGACCGGATCGACGGCGCTGTTCTTGGCGACGCAGGCGGTGCGCAGCGGGAGCGCGGAGTGCGCGCTGGCGCTCGGCTTCGAGAAGATGCAGCCCGGTTCGCTCGGCGCGACCTACGAGGACCGCGAGCAGCCGATGATGAAGCACCTGCTCGCGCTCGCGGAGCTGCAGGAGTTCGCGATGCCGCCGGCGCCCTACATGTTCGGCGCGGCGGGCCGCGAGCACATGGAGCGCTACGGGACCACGGCCGAGCAGTTCGCGAAGATCGGCGTGAAGAACCACAAGCACTCGGTGAACAACCCGTACGCCCAGTTCCAGGACGAGTACACGCTCGAGGAGATCCTCGCGGCCAAGCCGGTCTACGACCCGCTGACCAAGTTGCAGTGCTCGCCGACCTCGGACGGCAGCGGCGCGGCGATCATCGCCAGCGAGTCCTTCGTGGAGAAGAACGGGCTGGCCGCGCAGGCGGTGGAGATCGTCGGCCAGTCGATGGTCACCGACCTGGAGAGCACGTTCGCGGACAAGAGCGCGATCAGCCTCGTCGGCGCGGACATGACCAGGACCGCCGCGCGCAAGGTCTACCAGCAGGCGGGCATCGAACCGTCCGATGTGGACGTCATCGAGCTGCACGACTGCTTCTCCACCAACGAACTGATCACCTACGAGGCACTGGGCCTGTGCGCCGAGGGTGAAGGCGGGAAGCTCGTGGACGCCGGGGACACCACCTACGGCGGCCGCTGGGTCGTGAACCCCTCGGGCGGGCTGATCTCGAAGGGCCACCCGCTCGGCGCCACCGGTCTCGCGCAGTGCGCCGAGCTGACTTGGCAGCTCCGCGGTACCGCGAACAAGCGCCAGGTCGACGGCGCCGCGGTCGCACTGCAGCACAACATCGGGCTCGGCGGCGCGGTCGTGGTGACCGCGTACCGGCCGGCCGAACGCTGA
- a CDS encoding SDR family oxidoreductase — protein MARRSVDGKIVVITGGARGIGAATAAALRSRGATVVLADLDGALAEATAKSLGDKASGHALDVTDHAAFSAFLGEVERTHGRIDVLVNNAGIMPLATLTRESPETTVRQLELNLHSVIHGTREAVARMLPKGTGHVVNVASAAGKIGFPNSSTYCATKFGVVGFSEAVNGELRGSGVEISVVMPAMVRTELISGLHEMPFLPPVTAEQVAEAIARALERPRFEVFVPRRLNFLTRAQRMVPRRTADWAIRLAGGDTALVDGADSAEREGYESRATGTSTSAATPSA, from the coding sequence ATGGCACGCAGGTCCGTCGACGGGAAGATCGTCGTCATCACGGGAGGCGCGAGGGGGATCGGCGCCGCCACAGCGGCCGCACTGCGCTCCCGCGGTGCCACGGTGGTGCTCGCCGATCTCGATGGCGCGCTGGCGGAGGCGACCGCGAAAAGCCTGGGGGACAAGGCATCGGGGCACGCGCTCGACGTCACCGACCACGCCGCGTTCTCGGCGTTCCTGGGCGAGGTCGAACGCACGCACGGCCGGATCGACGTCCTGGTCAACAACGCGGGCATCATGCCGCTCGCGACGCTCACCCGCGAGTCACCGGAAACCACGGTGCGCCAACTGGAGCTGAACCTGCACTCGGTGATCCACGGGACGCGCGAGGCGGTGGCCAGGATGCTGCCGAAGGGCACCGGGCACGTGGTCAACGTGGCCTCGGCCGCGGGGAAGATCGGGTTTCCCAACAGTTCCACGTACTGCGCCACCAAGTTCGGGGTGGTCGGGTTCTCCGAGGCGGTCAACGGGGAACTGCGGGGGAGCGGGGTGGAGATCAGCGTCGTGATGCCCGCGATGGTCCGCACGGAGCTGATCTCGGGCCTGCACGAGATGCCGTTCCTCCCGCCGGTGACGGCCGAACAGGTCGCCGAAGCGATCGCGCGGGCACTGGAACGGCCGCGCTTCGAGGTGTTCGTGCCGCGCAGGCTCAACTTCCTGACCAGGGCGCAGCGGATGGTGCCGAGGCGGACCGCGGACTGGGCGATCCGCCTCGCCGGCGGTGACACCGCGCTCGTCGACGGCGCGGATTCGGCGGAGCGGGAAGGGTACGAGTCCCGCGCGACCGGGACCTCTACCAGCGCCGCCACACCATCCGCGTGA
- a CDS encoding AraC family transcriptional regulator, with the protein MPSWDFPRSPVGARLLLVRTGVERGLTVDQCLAGTGLSERDLDEAERIEASQELRTGRNLVRRLGDLPGLGVQAGAGYTLGTVGVWGFALLTSPTWGDAVEVGVRYFRLTTAFVRPELRRDTGRTLLLLHDGELPTDVRNLLVERDLAATAALVTLLIPELPDLTMDTTLTEAGVAALATVLPGVEIRGGQPENLVALPDSVLATPLPQADETTWDTCKRQCQALLEATTRLTGVAARVRAALLAHPERNVTMDEIAADLHHDIRTLRRRLADDGTSFRAIKADVHRTLALEMLGTVGLTVAQVSQRLGYSDPAAFSHAFTRWTGSPPRDFRR; encoded by the coding sequence ATGCCGAGCTGGGACTTCCCGCGCAGCCCGGTGGGCGCCCGGCTGCTGCTGGTCCGCACCGGTGTCGAACGCGGGCTGACCGTGGACCAGTGCCTCGCGGGCACCGGCCTGTCCGAACGCGATCTCGACGAGGCCGAACGGATCGAGGCGTCGCAGGAGCTGCGCACCGGGCGGAACCTCGTGCGGCGGCTCGGCGATCTTCCCGGCCTCGGCGTCCAGGCCGGTGCCGGGTACACCCTCGGCACCGTCGGCGTCTGGGGTTTCGCGCTGCTCACCAGCCCGACCTGGGGCGACGCCGTCGAGGTCGGGGTGCGCTACTTCCGTCTCACCACCGCGTTCGTCCGCCCCGAACTGCGCCGCGACACCGGGCGGACGCTGCTGCTCCTGCACGACGGCGAACTTCCCACCGACGTCAGGAACCTGCTCGTGGAGCGCGATCTCGCGGCCACCGCGGCACTCGTGACACTGCTGATCCCCGAACTGCCCGACCTCACGATGGACACCACGCTGACCGAGGCCGGGGTGGCCGCGCTGGCGACCGTGCTGCCCGGCGTCGAAATCCGGGGCGGTCAGCCGGAAAACCTCGTGGCACTACCCGACTCCGTGCTCGCCACGCCCCTGCCCCAAGCCGACGAAACCACCTGGGACACCTGCAAACGCCAGTGCCAGGCGCTGCTGGAGGCGACCACCAGGCTCACCGGCGTCGCCGCCCGCGTCCGCGCCGCACTGCTCGCCCATCCCGAGCGCAACGTCACCATGGACGAGATCGCCGCCGACCTGCACCACGACATCCGCACGCTGCGCCGCCGCCTCGCCGACGACGGCACGTCGTTCCGCGCGATCAAGGCGGACGTCCACCGGACACTGGCGCTGGAAATGCTCGGCACCGTCGGGCTCACCGTCGCGCAGGTCTCCCAGCGGCTCGGCTACTCCGACCCGGCCGCCTTCAGCCACGCCTTCACCCGGTGGACCGGTTCGCCACCAAGGGATTTCCGCCGCTAG
- a CDS encoding TetR/AcrR family transcriptional regulator, with the protein MFNAAKDGTGLADDVDGRSTRWDAHNAQRRLEVLDAAIAAIEEESPKVGVKRIAERVGVPRPVVYRHFKDRADLDEQIRARIIESLMAELAPTLRPDGTVTEAIRHAVDTYLGWIDRHPRLHAFLGSPAHGKSRVVAGTKTAIAIQAGELFSAVLTRFGKDTGTAPSLAVGLVGFVDATVNRWLADKRRPFSGAELAEFLTISIWSLMDGHLRAQDVHIDPHRTVEDLLGEG; encoded by the coding sequence ATGTTCAACGCGGCGAAGGACGGCACCGGACTCGCAGACGACGTGGACGGGCGCTCGACCCGCTGGGACGCGCACAACGCCCAGCGGCGGCTGGAGGTGCTCGACGCCGCCATCGCGGCCATCGAGGAGGAGAGCCCGAAGGTCGGCGTCAAGCGGATCGCGGAACGGGTCGGCGTGCCGAGGCCGGTGGTGTACCGGCACTTCAAGGACCGCGCCGATCTCGACGAGCAGATCAGGGCGCGCATCATCGAGTCGCTGATGGCCGAGCTGGCGCCGACGCTGCGCCCGGACGGCACGGTCACCGAAGCGATCCGCCACGCCGTGGACACCTACCTCGGCTGGATCGATCGGCACCCCCGGCTGCACGCCTTCCTCGGCAGCCCCGCCCACGGCAAGTCGCGCGTCGTCGCGGGCACGAAGACGGCCATCGCCATCCAGGCGGGCGAACTGTTCTCCGCGGTGCTCACCCGGTTCGGCAAGGACACCGGCACGGCACCGTCGCTCGCGGTGGGCCTGGTCGGTTTCGTCGACGCCACGGTCAACCGGTGGCTCGCCGACAAGCGCCGCCCCTTCAGCGGCGCCGAACTCGCCGAGTTCCTGACGATCTCGATCTGGTCGCTGATGGACGGGCACCTGCGCGCGCAGGACGTGCACATCGATCCACATCGGACGGTCGAGGACCTGCTCGGCGAGGGCTGA
- a CDS encoding type II toxin-antitoxin system Rv0910 family toxin, which produces MTKVNVTVALPSTPEKTWATVSDLSRFEEWLTIHQKWSGEVPAEVGLGSKITEVVSVMGMANKIEWTVDEYDAPHSLKISGTGMAGVKVAFTLSVKPVGEGSEAEIDAEFTGQMIVGPIGAAVGKSTKGELEKSVAKLAELVA; this is translated from the coding sequence ATGACCAAGGTGAACGTCACCGTCGCGCTGCCGAGCACGCCCGAGAAGACCTGGGCCACCGTTTCGGACCTCAGCCGGTTCGAGGAATGGCTGACCATCCACCAGAAGTGGAGCGGCGAGGTGCCGGCCGAGGTCGGCCTCGGCTCGAAGATCACCGAGGTGGTTTCGGTGATGGGCATGGCCAACAAGATCGAGTGGACGGTCGACGAGTACGACGCGCCGCACTCGCTCAAGATCAGCGGCACCGGGATGGCCGGGGTCAAGGTCGCCTTCACGCTGTCGGTCAAGCCGGTCGGCGAAGGCAGTGAGGCGGAGATCGACGCCGAGTTCACCGGGCAGATGATCGTCGGGCCGATCGGCGCCGCGGTGGGCAAGAGCACCAAGGGCGAGCTGGAGAAGTCCGTCGCCAAGCTCGCCGAGCTGGTGGCCTGA
- a CDS encoding MaoC/PaaZ C-terminal domain-containing protein produces the protein MSEPTFDEAGIGRWSDPDTFEVTAERLAQYAEATNDPIERHRDGTIASPVFAIVPVFNSLVPAALSVAPVELLAKLVHGEQDFRFHRPIRPGDVLTSRAKPIGFTGKPNGTAVVVKTETTDAAGELVNEQWMTAFFRKADAGRSVGEAAPSHVFDESLRGADPAAEVVAHVDEDQTFRYSPASGDPMPIHLDEEMAKMSGLPGIIAHGLCTMAFTSWAVLTEVGGSKVENLRRLAVRFAKPVLPGQDITTRIWRGTEGRFAYETTVDGELVVKDGLAETL, from the coding sequence GTGTCCGAACCCACTTTCGACGAAGCGGGGATCGGGCGGTGGAGCGATCCGGACACCTTCGAGGTGACCGCCGAACGGCTCGCCCAGTACGCCGAGGCCACCAACGACCCGATCGAGCGGCACCGCGACGGCACGATCGCGTCGCCGGTGTTCGCGATCGTGCCGGTGTTCAACTCCCTCGTCCCGGCCGCGCTATCGGTCGCGCCGGTGGAGTTGCTGGCGAAGCTGGTGCACGGCGAGCAGGACTTCCGGTTCCACCGCCCGATCCGCCCGGGTGACGTGCTGACCTCGCGCGCGAAGCCGATCGGGTTCACCGGCAAGCCGAACGGCACCGCGGTGGTGGTGAAGACCGAAACCACCGACGCGGCGGGAGAACTGGTCAACGAGCAGTGGATGACCGCGTTCTTCCGCAAGGCGGACGCGGGCCGTTCGGTCGGCGAGGCCGCGCCGTCGCACGTGTTCGACGAGTCGTTGCGCGGCGCGGATCCGGCGGCGGAGGTCGTCGCCCACGTCGACGAGGACCAGACCTTCCGGTATTCGCCCGCGTCCGGTGACCCGATGCCCATCCACCTCGACGAGGAGATGGCCAAGATGTCCGGGCTGCCCGGCATCATCGCGCACGGCCTGTGCACGATGGCGTTCACGTCGTGGGCGGTGCTCACCGAAGTGGGTGGCTCGAAGGTGGAGAACCTGCGACGGCTCGCCGTGCGGTTCGCGAAACCAGTGCTGCCCGGTCAGGACATCACCACGCGCATCTGGCGCGGCACCGAGGGCCGTTTCGCGTACGAGACCACTGTGGACGGTGAACTCGTCGTCAAGGACGGCTTAGCCGAAACCCTGTAG